A stretch of DNA from Ctenopharyngodon idella isolate HZGC_01 unplaced genomic scaffold, HZGC01 HZGC01CH25, whole genome shotgun sequence:
tttttcaaaatagaaattatttacttttttaacaatataaatctttttattcatcaaaaagtatcacaggttataaaaaatattaagcagcactactgtttccaacactgataataaatcatcatattagaatgatttctgaaggatcatgtgacactgaagactggagtaatgatgctgaaaattcagctttgatcacagaaataaattaaattttcaagtatattaaaatagaaaaccattattttaaactgtaataatattttacaatattgctgttttttcccccctgtattttttgatttaaataaataaaagagtttggttccaaaatgatataaatccattttgattaatttgagtaaaaatgtgttttctttatcaAGAAACcagcaagatgaaaaccactattttctgtttcaaactttcacatagcatcttttggttataaaaacattaaacattaaaatctagattttgattttcaaaggttTGTTATTAAAAACGGATTATTTattccccaaaatgcaataaatccatgacacgtttttttttttttttttcaaaatgcaattaatccatcgatataaaagttatttttcataatgaaAATATACAACATAGTAAGTTGATtaacatatatgacagcctctgaactttgccagtactaatcttatatacaggcatttgactaaaaatacattcagtcgtcgctcccaaaatgaattcaacgagtcatcctgttaatgttgtaaattaattatgtctccatttgtcattaccgattacagagtatctggcgccaccgcacggttaaaataaacacatttgccgagtacattggtattaaaaacggcttttaaaaactgttcatgattcagttttggggaccgtgacagaagtttggtgctgtcgtggaacaaggaacagcatttttcctcctcctgactcgagtgcctcatcttcttaatctcctcacgtaaatgattacatttcgatgaattgcgtttcttccccaccgcagaaaccaccacaggttcatcaatgccgtcaaaattattcatttttctgtttttgttgatcacaaagtacaaagcaggTAAGGAAAtctaggatgccgggtgtattcagagcgccgccattactgtttacagtgcgtggaatggtgcgctgtgattggatGAGCGGATATATCTcattctgcagagaagggaGACTGGCATTTGTCGCGTTTTgaaaagaaagggagaaaacatgaaagAATAACACGACGCAAAATTAATAAGTGACTTTTCAAaaccgaccagatacaatactgattttggcggaaactcaattccttttttttttttctctaaaaaaatggcatttattgcgttttggaaccaaactcttcatatatagtttaataaataaaaaataagcagcAAAGGCAGTTCAGAAAATGTATTGAACAAAAGTGGGCTCTGCACATGGCTGACAGGTGAGCATAGTCGAAGGACAGGTGAAAAGTTTGGTAACCAGAATGAGTCCAGGAAAGATCAACAAATCCAGAGGAGAGATGCAAGCGCAGAAACCGTGAGGCATGAGTCCGAAACCTGTAGACATCCGGGACCAGAGAGGGTTGAACTGCAGGCACAGGTAAACTGGGCAGAGAACAGAGCAGATCGGAGCTTGACATGACAGGACTAGACCAGGACTGACCAGAGTGACTAGTGAGCAGACATGAGAAATCAGTCTTCTCAAAAAGTCCTGTGTGCGTGATCTCAAAATGGTAAAAACTCCTAGTTAGTGAAAGCAATGTCCTCTAACTAAGTCCAGACCCAGTTTTAACTGAACATCAGTCAAGCTAACACTTAACTTCCATTTCATAAAGGCTTGGACTGGAGCTTATTGAAAGAAAAGTGCAGTagattaacaaaataaagaacTGCTAGTGAACTGCTAGACTAGTGAATTACCAATTTGTAAGTTGTGATGACAAGTCCAATTTTGAGGCATTCTCTGTAGTGATCACTGTATATGCAgtacctgcacacacacacgaggAAGAGATGGAAGTCCCCCACTTGTATCATCAGTCAGTTGAGCCTGTTTGGCTGTTTTAGTGTCTCTCTTCATCCAGTGCGTTGGGTCTCTCAGTGATGAGGACCAGGTGGAGCATGAGGTTGACTCTTGTTGTTTCTGCATTAACTCAGTCTTTTCGTTGCCAGCCCTCAGAAGTGTCAGCTTCCTCTTTCAGGGGTGAGGTGAAGGCCCATCAACCAGTGCCTGTGTTTCTCTGCAGCCTGGGTCTTTGAGTCTCTTTCCCCCACTGGCATGCACAGTCCATTCGCTCTTGTTTGGGTTGGGACAGCCTCTTCTGGAAATTGAACACTCAGAGAATGGCATGAATCAAATTGACCCCACATAAATTGTCATCACAGCTGTATATGAGCAATCTGCTCTGCTTTTCCTTAATTGTCCAATTGACAACAGCagttctgtattttattttaatgaagcaAGTTCTTCTTTGCAGAAAATAGAGCAAGCAATTCCTTCTTTGCGGAAAAAGCAAGCAAGTTCTTCTTTGCAAAATGCAGGAAAGAGCAAACTAAACTATTCTTAATTAtctgaaaatattataaattatcctCACAAATACATCagaatcaaaacaaaataaaaatgttctttctTTACTTAAAtcaatttagttttgtttaactTAGCCACTCAATCTTGTTCTCATTCAACACGATGCAAACGTTATTTCCATTAACACATACTAAAATCTCTACAATAGATCAAATTTCAAGCTGTCTACCAGGGATTATGAATACATATTTCAGACGTCTTCAGATGACAGATAACAGGATAGTGAGAAaaagaatgagaaatgtttaAGGAAACTTTGCATATGGTTTAAGTTAATTATTTGCAACACAAAGGAAGTAGATGCATTACTCTGACCAACCTGTTGTGAATATGCCTAGAGCCCTgatttctgatgcagaaaaattagttaatgctttcatgacgtctagactagattactgtaatgcattactagctggttgtcctgcttcctcaataaacaagctacaattggtacaaaatgatgcagctgctagagttcttaccaggtcaagaaaatatgatcatataacaccaattttatcatctcttcactggttacctattaagttccgtatcgattataaagtactgctaatgacctataaggctctaaatggtttagctcctgtgtacttaaccgatcttctaatcgccctacaatccttcacgctctttaagatcacaaaactctggacttctggttgtacctaggatagctaagtcctctaaaggagggagagcgttttcacatttggctcctaaactctggaatagccttcctgataatgttcgggactcagactcgctcacccagtttaaatctagattaaagacacatctcttcagccaagcattcacataatccatctcatatcagatcaattgcacatgactatctttgcttaatgttatgaacagcagctacgctaattattctccatttacttttctgttttatcttggGAGACCCGTCCTGCGATAACTTCAGATgacgcaacatctggatcaacacggacattcccaaatttctatctaaattgtaatgttgacatgcattctctgtaaagctgctttgaaacgatatgtattgtgaaaagcgctatacaaataaatgtgaactgaATAGATCGTAAAGCTTTTAGTACTGCCTTTCGTGGAAGTTCTTCTATGTCTACAAGGGAACATAGCTGCCTGTCAAAATCTGGATCCCCGTAAGATAGGTTAAAGTCAAAGTCTAgcttaaacttttcttttatcattgtttttaaCTCATTCACAGATTCTGGACATGAAGACAGAGTCATCTTCCTCACTACGTCTACAGGAAGTTGTGAGCTGCCATTCTTactgtttaaaagaaaataaagaatgcATTGAGTTTTTGGTTATTTGTGAATATTTCATGAaaagttcaccaaaaatatGTAACTCATTTACTCTCATTCCATACCAGATGTATGACTTTTCTTTCTTAagataaacacaaattaagattttttgtggaaaatttttagaaaattaatCCATTTCGGTGAGTCCATATAATACAAGTGAATGGGTTTTGAAAAGTTAACACTTCAAACAGCACATACAGCAATAATGACGCCATCCGTATATAGGGTTGGGTATCGTGAACCGGTTCCAATTTTCAAAGAACCGGGTATTCGATACGATGCGCGCATTTCAATTCTGTGTATCGATTCcgtcgcgtctaaaaacgcgtggaaagcgcggccgcgccactttctcctcctttccaaagcgcttttGCTCCCGTGgcatctgtcgttgctatgcaaccatgaactgcgctctgcaagatgacgaggaagtatcAAGGATTAactgatttctagcccttgcattagctttactagatatatttatggagatgagaaataaaacccggctgagcttttgatgttgttacggaaaggccgaagctgatcggttggttcttgtcacatgacctgcggtgtgCTTGAGGCATTCTGAAAAGCATATAGGCGCGTCTGGAAACCTTTGAAATAACGCGCCTACATAATAACGAACTTGCGCGTGCAAAAGACGCGATGTGTGAACTCTAAGTTCAGCCGCGAGTCCTAAAGCACTAGATACAGCTAATATTAGCAATAGCAGCGTCTCACACTCATGTACAAAAACAGTTACAGACCACTGGTTATAGCCTAAATGTGGCAAgaataaaaaggtaaaaacattattttctctccataaaaaaaaaaaaaattggaatcgGAATCGAGAATCGATAAGAACCGGATTCGATAAGCAGAATCGGAATTGGAATCGTTAAAATGATACCCAACCCTATCCGTATAATGACAGtagatgaatcaatgtcttctggaGTAAAATGGTGTAAgaacatttttcataattgtaactgtttttttttttttactttaacacATAGAGAAGCTTGCACAAAAATGTATATCCTTGTGCACTTCACACGCGAGTTTAACAACATGCTGACATCATACTTAACATGCTTAAATTTACACCAAGCATGAACTTGACCCTCTCGTGAGCACATGATTAcagattaaaatatttgaatgttcCTGACATTATTTTTCCAGAAGACATCCACATTCATCCACTGAGGTTGTTACGGATTATTGTCATTATTGCGATATGTGCTTTTTGAATTTAACTTTTTGGAACTCATTCACTTGTattatatggactcacagagatagtattttttctaaaaatcatctgttttgttcattagaagaaataaagtcatatacgtGGGATGGCATGAGGTGAGTTAatacaaattttcatttttggtaaaCGATCCCTTTAACACTATTCTAACCACAAATGGTTATGGGTGATTGACTGTGTGGTTTCCCATTTCTAAATGTGTTTAATCCTCCAAATCTCTGATCAAAATAGATCTTTTCTGTGTTGACAGCAAATGTCCATCAATAGTGTATGCTGTGAGACTTACTGTGTCATTTAGTTCCGACAGCTGATGCACAGAGAAGATGTCTGATGATGTCAGCTCAAATGATCTTAAATGCTCAGTGTACCAGGGTTCGTAGTTCCTGCAAAGGAAGGAAGCAGAGTTATTCACAAGCAGTATATTTTCAATCCTGCTGAATTTTGGAAGTCCTCCTGCTTGGACTGCAGAAACAAACGTTCCATTTGCATACTCTGTGCCATCGATGGAGACTTttgatgtactgtatgtgttttgGCTGTCTGTAGTAACACTCGAGACCTGTATGTGgggtctgaaaaaaaaaaaaaaaaaaaaaatggtgcatTGAGGTGATATGCCACCATGTGCTGATGACAGGGTTTTCAAGAAAGGATTTGCTAGTTCAATGTCATCCACATACAGAATCAGTGACAATTTCAGCTCTCCTGCTTCTGACAATACCTCATTTTGTTTGAAATACGTTCCGTCTTCATGAGACGTACATTCCAGGTGGCGATGGTTTGGCTTCTTGAATTCTATCAAGAAgatctgtatttttaaacattgtttgaAGCATCTGTAGTATTGGAACATACACTGCTGTATGTCCACTGGAATCTACAGTATATTGAACTGGCAATACCGGAGGATAGTTACTCTCCACAAATCTTTTCCTTCACTTGCCATCTCTGATACCTTAAATGACTGAGAAGAGTTTCATCATTAAACGGCTGCTTCAGTCCACCTATAGGACAGATGAATGACACACATTCCATATGATTTACACTATGCACAGCTGTTTGAGTATGTAACCGGGTTAAGtgaatttttaaagcatttatttatcgACTGAAATGTGcagatacagtcagaattgGCTGATTGAGGAAACATTGCCATGTAGGGCTGTgcgatatgacgatatatatcgttaccacgaaataaaatgtttgtcgTTATAcgatatagcaaaatctctatatcgtagtatgtaaatatattgcacacttcagagtgatgaaatgcatgaatgagaatataaagagcGGGACGGGCTTGATGTTAAAAGAGTTATAAGTGGAATATATCCTGAAAAGGAACTCGCTGCAGCGCTCGTGCTGACTGACACACTGCCAAAGTGCATGCATGAAACCTGCCTCTCTCAGAAGGCGATCGCGAATTAGAGACGTGCTCGATGTTCAAGtgtattaagcacaataagtaggggtgggcgatatactGGTAGACACAATTTAGATATACATAATGCAATTATAGCTTAGTAATGTGCATAAAGATGATGTagaattaaatgattaaatccATCCCATATGCAGTTTATTGGATTGAGCTGCATGTCATAATACTGCATTATTTGCAGAAAGATGatgtagaattaaaaaaaaaaaaaaaagtcccagcTGATACAAATATGTCTGTAggctcattttaaaaatgagaatcTAAGTTTGATACTGATAGAAATAACATTAGAATCTTACAGGAGGCTTTTGACCCCTGAAAACAGATCAGTTTGTCCCTTGCAAAAATTAAGAAGAAGAATTACCAATGAACAcactaaaaaatattaatgctCTTTATTTATCAATGCTATTattaaatgaacttttttttttttatatatataagtattataataaCAATATCATTGTTACTTAAAAAGAGAGCTTAGTCTTCTTCCTCGTCATCAGCAAAAtactagagagagagagagagagagagaagaacattgggtaacactttagaataaggtttcattagttaatgttagttaactactttagttaacatgaactaatcaaGAACAGtccttctacagcatttattaatcttagttaatgttaacttcaacatttactaatgcattattcaaatcaaaagttgtgcttgttaacattagttaatgcactgtgaattagcatgaactaacaatgaataactttattttcattaactaacattaacaaagattaataaatacagtaataaatgtattattcattgtttgttcatgttaattaatactACAGCATTAAATAGGCTATGCTTAATGTACACATTACATCAAAATCGTCTTCGTGAGGAAGGAGCAGTGGATGAGGAGGAAGAAGATGATGATCAAGTGGGCCTTCCTCAACCCCTGATGTGCTGTCATCTGAGTcctgcaaataaaaaaaagagtgtgAATAAAAATCAAAGGAAAGATTAACCAAAcacaatacattacattttcaaaattgtaAGGAACAGGAGAAGGCGGTGGTGGTGGCGGTGGTGGTACGGGTATATGCATATCCTGATTTTACCCAGTCGTTCATGTCATATACGGCTATTATAAGGTAAGTGTTCCTGTGGCTTAAGTGGTAGAGCATTGCTTTGGCAGCGCaaggttgtgggtttgattTCCAGGGAACACATGTTAGGTAAAAACTGTTAGCCTGAATGCactgtaagtcgctttggataaaagcgtctgctaaaagCATAAGACCAACACCtacgtatttatttatttaattatttagcatagcatttttttcattttggaaTTACGGTAACATTAGTTCAGATAAGTGAGTTAGCCGAAGTGCTGACAAACACTAAATTGGTTGAGAAAGTTGATGTACGGAGGACACCGAACATTGTTGGTACCAAACAATGACAACTACAGCATTAAATAGGCTATGCTTAATGTACACATTACATCAAAATCGTCTTCGTGAGGAAGGAGTGGTGGATGAGGAGGAAGAAGATGATGATCAAGTGGGCCTTCCTCAACCCCTGATGTGCTGTCATCTGAGTCCTGCAAATAAAAAAGAGTGTGAATAAAAATCAAAGGAAAGATTAACCAAaccaaatacattacattttcaaaattgtgAGGAACAGGAGAAGGCGGTGGTGGTGGCGGTGGTGGTACGGGTATATGCATATCCTGATTTTACCCAGTCGTTCATGTCATATACGGCTATTATAAGGTAAGTGTTCCTGTGGCTTAAGTGGTAGAGCATTGCTTTGGCAGCGCaaggttgtgggtttgattTCCAGGGAACACATGTTAGGTAAAAACTGTTAGCCTGAATGCactgtaagtcgctttggataaaagcgtctgctaaaagCATAAGACCAACACCtacgtatttatttatttaattatttagcatagcatttttttcattttggaaTTACGGTAACATTAGTTCAGATAAGTGAGTTAGCCGAAGTGCTGACAAACACTAAATTGGTTGAGAAAGTTGATGTACGGAGGACACCGAACATTGTTGGTACCAAACAATGACAACTACAGCATTAAATAGGCTATGCTTAATGTACACATTACATCAAAATCGTCTTCGTGAGGAAGGAGTGGTGGATGAGGAGGAAGAAGATGATGATCAAGTGGGCCTTCCTCAACCCCTGATGTGCTGTCATCTGAGTCCTGCAAATAAAAAAGAGTGTGAATAAAAATCAAAGGAAAGATTAACCAAACCAAATGGCAAATACTATTCATTTAAAGAGGGTACATTAAAtgtgtaaattacattttcaaaattgtgAGGAACAGGAGAAGGCGGTGGTGGTACGGGTAGTTGTGGTGGTAGCGGTGGAGGAGACAAAGGGCGGACAACAGGCAGGTGTTCCTCATCCTCTGATGTGCTGTAATCGGTGTCCTGCAAAATAGCACAAAACAACAGATGTCAAACCTCACATCATGTCATAATCACTGTTAAAACATATATGCATATCCTGATTTTACCCAGTCGTTCATGTCATATACGGCTATTATAAGGTAAGTGTTCCTGTGGCTTAAGTGGTAGAGCATTGCTTTGGCAGCGCaaggttgtgggtttgattTCCAGGGAACACATGTTAGGTAAAAACTGTTAGCCTGAATGCactgtaagtcgctttggataaaagcgtctgctaaatgcataagaCCAACACCtacgtatttatttatttaattatttagcatagcatttttttcattttggaaTTACGGTAACATTAGTTCAGATAAGTGAGTTAGCCGAAGTGCTGACAAACACTAAATTGGTTGAGAAAGTTGATGTACAGAGGACAACAACCATTTGGTAAAATCAGACTGTGCTATTGACAAGTATAAACAACTTACTGTGCGGGACAGCATTACAGTAGTTGCCTGggaaataaaccaaaaaaatcaaaacaaacaaacattaaataaacaaaatgacgTATGAAGTAGTTTAGTACTGTTTTATATTGTGAAGCATTTTCACAATCACTTACAGTACTCATGCCACCAACACTGTCTATGCCGCTGTCTCGTGCCGCCATTCCTCTTCAATAACCAGCCAATGGATGTTGTTCAGTCGCAGCAGTTCAAGAGAGGCGGCGGCCTGAcgcgcacgtgaactgatcctctcctccgctttaataccagttacagcgcgaaataaacatgaatgaacatctcaaGGTATGATAAAAGATACACTACAACTTaacgaaatccatatcatgtctcgtataatcgcttaatcagtgtttcaaccgcggagcttgtaaacaatgtcacgtaacgtcacatttacctcagaacaaacatattcagtgaccataaactcgttagtcagctagaaaaattaactctagagaggagcatttagctaaatatatacaccatattacatattaactataatttttaatgttctttaataGCCTATACCCATGTATAttatacagcattagttgagatttttttcttgagaaaatttaaAGTTGACTCGAATATTAACTGATATTGACTCGAATTGCAAGTTA
This window harbors:
- the LOC127507929 gene encoding WASH complex subunit 3-like produces the protein MAARDSGIDSVGGMSTATTVMLSRTDTDYSTSEDEEHLPVVRPLSPPPLPPQLPVPPPPSPVPHNFENDSDDSTSGVEEGPLDHHLLPPHPPLLPHEDDFDDSDDSTSGVEEGPLDHHLLPPHPPLLPHEDDFDDSDDSTSGVEEGPLDHHLLPPHPLLLPHEDDFDYFADDEEED